The Chryseobacterium geocarposphaerae genome window below encodes:
- a CDS encoding PLP-dependent cysteine synthase family protein, producing MSNVYDNILGLIGNTPMVKLNTVTKDIPATVYAKLESYNPGHSTKDRIALHIIENAEKKGLLKEDSVVVETTSGNTGFSIAMVCIIKGYKCILAVSDKTKPEKIAYLKALGATVYICPANVPADDPRSYYEVAKRIASETPNSVYINQYFNELNIDAHYQTTGPEIWEQTGGKITHLFACTGTGGTLSGSAKFLKEKNPDIKVIGVDADGSILKSYHETGEIHKEDVHPYQIEGMGKNLIPSALLFDKIDEFVRVNDEMSAYRTREIALKEAIMGGYTTGAVTQALMQYAQSHEFSENDIIVLIYPDHGSRYITKVYSDKWMAEQGFVNNCVHNYDEVFKTEFIK from the coding sequence ATGAGTAATGTTTACGATAATATCCTTGGCCTAATAGGAAACACTCCTATGGTGAAGCTTAATACTGTTACAAAAGATATTCCTGCAACCGTTTATGCCAAGTTAGAATCATATAATCCTGGACATTCCACTAAAGATAGAATTGCACTTCACATTATAGAAAACGCTGAGAAAAAAGGCTTATTAAAAGAAGATTCTGTAGTTGTAGAAACTACTTCCGGAAATACAGGTTTTTCTATTGCAATGGTCTGCATCATTAAAGGATATAAATGTATACTTGCTGTAAGTGATAAGACAAAGCCGGAAAAAATAGCTTATCTGAAAGCACTTGGAGCTACAGTTTATATATGTCCTGCCAATGTTCCAGCAGATGATCCAAGATCTTATTATGAAGTTGCTAAAAGAATCGCTTCAGAAACACCAAATTCAGTTTACATCAATCAATATTTTAATGAGCTAAATATTGATGCCCATTACCAAACTACCGGACCTGAAATTTGGGAGCAGACAGGAGGTAAGATCACTCACCTTTTTGCCTGCACTGGAACTGGTGGAACTTTATCGGGATCAGCAAAATTCTTGAAAGAGAAAAATCCTGATATCAAGGTGATCGGTGTTGATGCCGACGGTTCTATTCTCAAAAGCTATCATGAGACAGGTGAGATTCATAAAGAAGATGTTCACCCTTATCAGATCGAAGGAATGGGAAAAAATTTAATTCCTTCTGCCCTGCTTTTTGATAAAATAGATGAATTTGTAAGAGTAAACGATGAAATGTCTGCTTACAGAACCCGTGAAATAGCTTTAAAAGAAGCGATTATGGGAGGTTATACTACAGGAGCAGTTACTCAGGCATTAATGCAATACGCACAATCTCATGAGTTTTCTGAAAACGATATCATTGTTTTAATATATCCTGATCATGGGTCTAGATACATTACCAAAGTGTATAGTGACAAATGGATGGCAGAACAGGGATTTGTAAACAACTGTGTTCATAATTACGATGAAGTTTTCAAAACGGAATTCATCAAATAA
- a CDS encoding aminotransferase class I/II-fold pyridoxal phosphate-dependent enzyme, which yields MDIFERIKENPGPLGQFADYGEGYFIFPRLEGPIGPRMQFQGREVIFWSANDYLGMCNHPEVLEADAKAAAEFGMFYPMGARAMSGETEQHLQLERELADFVQKESAYLLNFGYQGMVSTIDALVGRNDVIVYDVDSHACIVDGVRLHAGKRFTYKHNNIESLEKNLQRATKVAQETGGGILVITEGVFGMRGQQGKLKEICELKSKYQFRLLVDDAHGFGTLGKTGAGAGEEQGCQDQIDVYFSTFAKSMAGFGAFLAGDKEIIRYLKFNLRSQIFAKSLTMPMVIGGLKRLELLRTRPEIKAKLWENVNKLQNGLRERGFNIGDTNTCVTPVMMQGTPVEATLLVKDLREKYGIFTSVVVYPVIPKGMILLRLIPTASHTDAEINETLAAFEAIHDKLISGYYKEQEQKLLEEKGLSFKPI from the coding sequence TTGGATATTTTTGAAAGAATAAAAGAAAATCCAGGACCTCTTGGACAATTTGCAGACTACGGAGAAGGTTATTTCATTTTCCCTAGATTAGAAGGTCCTATCGGTCCTAGAATGCAGTTCCAAGGAAGAGAAGTAATTTTCTGGAGTGCAAATGATTACTTAGGAATGTGTAATCATCCGGAAGTTTTAGAAGCTGATGCAAAAGCGGCCGCAGAATTCGGAATGTTCTATCCTATGGGAGCAAGAGCAATGTCCGGAGAAACTGAACAACACTTACAATTAGAAAGAGAGCTGGCTGATTTTGTTCAGAAAGAATCTGCTTATCTATTAAACTTCGGTTATCAGGGAATGGTTTCTACCATTGATGCTTTGGTAGGAAGAAATGATGTAATTGTTTATGATGTCGATTCTCACGCTTGTATCGTAGATGGAGTAAGACTTCACGCTGGTAAAAGATTTACTTATAAGCACAACAATATTGAAAGTTTAGAGAAAAACCTTCAGAGAGCAACAAAAGTAGCTCAGGAAACTGGAGGAGGAATTCTTGTTATCACGGAAGGGGTTTTCGGGATGCGAGGACAACAAGGTAAACTTAAAGAAATCTGTGAACTAAAATCAAAATATCAATTCAGACTTTTAGTAGATGATGCGCATGGTTTCGGAACTCTGGGTAAAACAGGAGCCGGAGCTGGAGAAGAGCAAGGTTGTCAGGATCAGATTGATGTTTACTTCTCAACTTTTGCTAAGTCTATGGCTGGTTTCGGAGCTTTCCTTGCAGGAGATAAAGAAATCATCAGATATCTGAAATTCAATTTAAGATCTCAGATTTTTGCAAAATCTTTAACAATGCCCATGGTAATCGGAGGTTTAAAAAGATTAGAACTTTTGAGAACAAGACCTGAGATCAAAGCTAAGCTTTGGGAAAATGTAAACAAATTACAAAACGGGCTTAGAGAAAGAGGGTTCAACATTGGAGATACCAATACTTGTGTGACTCCTGTAATGATGCAGGGAACTCCGGTAGAGGCTACTCTATTGGTAAAAGACTTGAGAGAAAAATACGGAATCTTCACATCTGTAGTGGTTTATCCTGTAATACCTAAAGGAATGATTCTATTAAGATTAATCCCAACGGCATCTCATACCGATGCAGAAATCAATGAAACTCTTGCAGCTTTTGAAGCGATTCACGATAAGTTAATAAGTGGCTACTATAAAGAGCAGGAACAAAAATTATTAGAAGAAAAAGGTTTAAGTTTCAAACCGATTTAA
- a CDS encoding B12-binding domain-containing radical SAM protein: protein MKDLLLITPPFTQLNTPYPATAYIKGFLNTKNISSYQIDLGIEVILKLFSKDGIQKIFDKEIDIETVSENSQRIFALRNEYLKTIDQVISFLQGKTPTLARQICSMNFLPEASRFNQLDDMEFAFGNMGLQDKAKHLATLYLEDISDYIVENIDADFGFSRYAERLGKSANSFDELYSKLSDSQTFIDDFTLKILQEKLELTKPKLVCFSVPFPGNLYAGFRCAKFIKENYPHIKIAMGGGFPNTELREVKDKRVFEFFDYITLDDGEVPLELLYKNICHPGQSEEPQYKRTFLVENQEVTYKNNSKRHDYKQSEIGTPDYNDLQLDKYISVIEIANPMHSLWSDGRWNKLTMAHGCYWGKCTFCDISLDYIKIYEPISAKILVDRMEELIQTTGETGFHFVDEAAPPALMREVALEILRRNLVVTWWTNIRFEKSFTRDLCFLLKLSGCVAVSGGLEVASDRLLKLIDKGISVEQVAQVTRNFTESGIMIHAYLMYGYPTQTIQETVDSLEMVRQLFEMGILQSGFWHQFAMTAHSPVGLNPEEFGVTPIKQKILFANNDIDFTDKTGIDHGKFSFGLKKSLFNYMHGINFELPLQEWFDFKIPRTTVHPDYIHDCLLENNDFKFKRNLKVVFLTKNVIAENRVKTKKKYIYPYTQLTFHLKTNILTVDLDQEQAEWLIRILEENFIGQSKTTTLQQLKTNFEENFEDFELFWFSKPIQQLKENGIILSL from the coding sequence TTGAAAGATCTGCTTCTCATCACTCCGCCTTTTACCCAGCTTAATACTCCTTATCCTGCGACCGCTTATATTAAAGGTTTTTTAAACACCAAAAATATTTCAAGCTATCAGATTGATTTGGGGATTGAAGTTATTTTGAAGTTATTTTCAAAAGACGGAATTCAGAAAATTTTTGACAAAGAAATTGATATTGAAACTGTTTCAGAAAATTCGCAAAGAATTTTTGCCCTAAGAAATGAATACTTAAAAACTATCGACCAGGTTATTTCTTTTTTACAAGGTAAGACTCCAACATTAGCAAGACAGATTTGTTCCATGAACTTTCTTCCCGAAGCTTCAAGATTCAATCAGCTTGATGATATGGAATTTGCTTTTGGAAATATGGGTCTTCAGGATAAAGCTAAACATTTGGCTACCTTATATTTAGAAGATATTTCCGATTATATTGTTGAAAATATTGATGCGGACTTTGGTTTCAGCAGGTACGCCGAAAGATTAGGAAAAAGTGCCAATTCTTTTGATGAGTTATATTCAAAACTGTCAGACAGTCAAACATTTATTGATGACTTTACGTTAAAAATCCTTCAGGAAAAATTAGAATTAACTAAACCAAAATTGGTTTGTTTTTCAGTACCGTTTCCTGGAAATCTCTATGCCGGTTTTCGTTGTGCCAAATTCATTAAAGAAAATTACCCACATATAAAAATTGCAATGGGTGGAGGTTTTCCCAACACCGAACTGCGGGAAGTAAAAGACAAACGGGTTTTTGAATTTTTTGATTATATCACTTTAGATGACGGTGAAGTCCCTCTTGAACTCCTTTACAAAAACATTTGTCATCCCGGTCAAAGTGAAGAGCCTCAATATAAAAGAACTTTTTTAGTTGAAAACCAAGAAGTTACTTATAAAAACAATTCAAAAAGACACGATTACAAACAATCAGAAATAGGAACTCCCGATTATAATGATTTACAGCTGGATAAATATATTTCTGTTATAGAAATTGCCAATCCGATGCACAGTTTATGGAGCGACGGAAGATGGAACAAATTAACAATGGCGCACGGTTGCTATTGGGGAAAATGTACTTTCTGTGATATTTCTTTGGATTATATAAAAATTTACGAACCTATTTCTGCAAAAATTTTAGTTGACAGAATGGAAGAGTTAATCCAAACGACTGGTGAAACCGGATTCCATTTTGTGGATGAAGCTGCTCCACCTGCTTTGATGCGTGAAGTTGCTTTAGAAATTTTAAGAAGAAATCTGGTAGTGACTTGGTGGACCAATATCCGTTTTGAAAAAAGCTTTACCCGCGATTTATGTTTTTTACTAAAACTTTCCGGCTGTGTTGCTGTTTCGGGAGGACTTGAAGTTGCGAGTGACAGATTATTAAAATTAATTGATAAAGGAATATCTGTAGAACAGGTTGCCCAGGTTACTAGAAATTTCACTGAATCAGGAATTATGATTCACGCTTATCTGATGTATGGCTACCCGACTCAGACCATTCAGGAAACAGTTGACTCTTTAGAGATGGTCCGTCAGTTATTTGAAATGGGAATTTTGCAAAGTGGATTTTGGCATCAATTCGCTATGACTGCTCACTCACCTGTCGGATTGAACCCGGAAGAATTTGGAGTAACTCCAATCAAACAGAAAATTTTGTTTGCCAACAACGATATTGATTTCACAGACAAAACCGGAATCGATCATGGGAAATTCAGTTTCGGTCTGAAAAAATCTTTGTTCAATTATATGCATGGAATTAATTTTGAGCTTCCTCTCCAGGAATGGTTTGATTTTAAAATTCCGAGAACAACTGTTCACCCCGATTATATTCATGACTGCTTGCTTGAAAATAATGATTTTAAATTTAAAAGAAACTTAAAAGTTGTTTTTCTGACTAAAAACGTAATCGCTGAGAATCGCGTAAAAACAAAAAAGAAATATATTTACCCGTACACGCAACTTACATTCCACTTAAAAACGAATATCTTAACCGTTGATCTGGATCAGGAACAGGCAGAATGGCTGATAAGAATTCTTGAAGAAAACTTTATAGGACAATCCAAAACCACTACACTTCAACAACTTAAGACAAATTTTGAAGAAAATTTTGAAGATTTTGAATTGTTCTGGTTTTCAAAGCCGATACAGCAACTGAAAGAAAATGGTATAATTCTGAGCTTATAA
- a CDS encoding DMT family transporter, whose translation MKLRGYVLGIISAISYGLLPIFILPIKHAHFSLDVTLFYRFLFSVLMIGGYLLYSKESFLISKKELLVFAVLGICYALSSEFLFLGYDYLTPGIASTVLFIYPVIVALIMFFSYKEKLTKLSILSLFLAFAGVIILCLKGNSMEINYLGLGIVMLSSVFYALYIVIVNKSKVQASGFKLSFYSMLFTSGFFMAKAILGNESFIIPSANTFFNFLIFAFLTTVISSLCLVYAIKDIGSTPAAILGALEPVVAVLISVLLFHENFTFNLFLGIVLILIGVILNVITENKKSIKTEK comes from the coding sequence ATGAAGCTGAGAGGTTATGTTTTGGGAATTATATCTGCAATTTCTTACGGATTGCTTCCTATTTTTATTCTCCCCATCAAGCATGCTCATTTTTCCTTAGACGTTACTTTATTTTATAGATTTCTGTTTTCAGTATTGATGATCGGAGGTTATTTATTGTATTCCAAAGAAAGCTTTCTGATCAGTAAAAAAGAATTATTGGTATTTGCTGTTCTAGGAATTTGTTATGCGCTTTCCTCAGAATTTTTATTTTTAGGATACGATTATCTTACTCCCGGAATTGCATCAACCGTTCTGTTTATCTATCCGGTTATTGTTGCACTCATCATGTTTTTCTCTTATAAAGAGAAATTAACGAAACTTTCCATACTCTCATTATTCCTGGCTTTTGCCGGGGTGATTATACTCTGTTTAAAAGGAAACAGTATGGAAATCAATTATCTCGGACTGGGAATTGTAATGCTGAGTTCAGTATTCTATGCTTTGTATATTGTCATCGTAAATAAGTCGAAGGTACAGGCTTCAGGGTTTAAGCTTTCATTTTATTCTATGCTGTTTACTTCCGGATTTTTTATGGCAAAAGCAATTCTTGGCAATGAATCTTTTATCATTCCGTCAGCCAATACTTTTTTCAATTTTTTAATTTTTGCTTTCCTTACTACGGTCATTTCAAGTTTGTGTCTTGTCTATGCAATTAAAGATATCGGATCTACTCCGGCTGCAATTTTAGGAGCTTTGGAGCCTGTGGTTGCAGTACTAATTAGCGTTTTACTATTTCATGAAAATTTTACTTTTAATCTTTTTCTAGGAATCGTTTTAATCCTGATTGGAGTTATTTTGAACGTAATTACAGAAAATAAAAAATCAATTAAAACCGAAAAATAA
- a CDS encoding glycosyltransferase family 117 protein gives MKNWTFRQWNTLLGWVIFVIAFFTYLSTIEPNFSFWDCGEYISSAVKLEVTHAPGAALFQIVGAVAAIFAFGNGENYSIVINGMSALFSAFTILFLFWTITHLVRRLLNKDFEEVTKHQEISILFAGAVGALCFTFSDTFWFSAVEGEVYSMASMFIALLVWLITKWENEYKDAASERWIILIFFILGLSVGVHMMCMLAIPAVCLVYYARNYKFTWKNFIWANLITLGILIIVFKIIFPLIMTMFGRLEIFFVNGLGLPFHSGTIVAFILMVAICYFLIKYARKSKRNVFQTIALSVVYMIIGFSCWMVIPIRANANPPMNLNDPDTAIGMLDYYNREQYGDWPTIYGQNYTAFLDAKGIEKNEDGSFKTVKTGDIYEKDEKTGTYRKTGDRFNYVFNKSHVSLMPRMFSEDKQVMANYISMYGAPDFTFNYDNADIADDPQAKQIFEELRAKYEDGTITASDYLKVKPYDLINVQKPSLAQNMDYFITFQNGYYFVRYLFWNFVGRQNDLEGSTENTRGNWISGISFIDDAMWGNQEAMPAKYKNESTVKFFFLPLILGLIGFFFQLNRDFGRFYAMLSIFILMSVGIIFYTGVKPFEPRERDYAMVGSFYVFAIWIGLGAGAILWLLQSKVKSNAANIVAGVVLLGVPFMMGFQNYNVHNRHNRYTSYDYGYSILKSLPKNDILFVYGDNDTYPVWAIQETERFRDDVKVVNFTLASTPWNLDQVKRRTYNAAGIPGILTHDDYRDGVNDQIYLMKKEDWEGVFSMLKQQGAPETEFQSFRKYLIQDSITLKEALNFIKMKSPEKDELLKMYFGEEKYEKYNILPVTKFILPVNKENAVKAGIINASDLPNVANQIMIDYKANTLYKSNLIMLDVLANFDWKRPISFSSGGIYDSENIFYLDEYLQFDGFSYRLIPIHTPPTADGDLGRVDGNSLYNVVKNYRWGNFKDLNTHFDETATSNIIGYRSSAGRAAAALALSGQKAKALELLDLAAKEIPAEKYNDPRSLSSIVYGYVVAGQEQKALKLADVLKKGIFEEYEYYLKLSPHDQKLIGREMRSKPMEYALVVSAVTDGYRKTGQKDKAYNYLVKSIEPIDSRFNRFVENLKEMGKEKAMRESEKVQKITPFYQYLFDVMEPYDSTYSKEKEEQITNAIIKATQ, from the coding sequence ATGAAAAACTGGACTTTTAGGCAATGGAACACCCTTCTCGGATGGGTGATTTTTGTCATTGCATTTTTCACTTACCTTTCGACCATAGAGCCCAATTTTAGTTTTTGGGATTGTGGGGAGTATATTTCTTCGGCAGTAAAGCTGGAAGTAACACACGCACCGGGAGCAGCATTGTTCCAGATCGTGGGTGCTGTGGCAGCTATTTTTGCTTTTGGAAATGGTGAAAATTATTCAATTGTTATTAATGGAATGTCTGCATTATTCAGTGCATTTACAATTTTGTTTTTGTTCTGGACGATCACTCATTTGGTAAGAAGACTTCTGAACAAAGATTTTGAGGAAGTAACTAAACACCAGGAAATTTCTATACTTTTTGCAGGAGCTGTAGGTGCTTTATGCTTTACTTTTTCAGATACATTCTGGTTTTCTGCTGTAGAAGGTGAAGTATATTCTATGGCTTCTATGTTTATTGCTTTACTGGTTTGGTTGATTACTAAATGGGAGAATGAATATAAAGATGCTGCCAGTGAAAGATGGATTATTCTTATTTTCTTCATCCTTGGTCTTTCTGTAGGAGTGCATATGATGTGTATGCTGGCAATTCCGGCAGTTTGTTTAGTGTATTATGCAAGAAACTATAAGTTTACCTGGAAGAATTTTATCTGGGCTAACTTAATTACTTTGGGAATTTTAATTATCGTTTTCAAAATTATTTTCCCATTGATCATGACGATGTTCGGAAGACTTGAGATCTTCTTTGTAAACGGATTAGGACTTCCTTTCCACTCAGGAACTATCGTTGCATTTATCTTAATGGTTGCCATTTGTTATTTCCTGATCAAATATGCGAGAAAATCAAAAAGAAATGTATTTCAAACCATCGCATTGTCTGTAGTATATATGATTATAGGATTTTCCTGCTGGATGGTAATCCCGATCAGAGCCAATGCAAATCCGCCAATGAACCTTAATGATCCAGATACAGCAATCGGTATGTTGGATTATTATAACAGGGAACAATATGGTGACTGGCCAACAATTTATGGACAGAACTATACTGCATTTTTAGATGCGAAAGGAATTGAAAAAAATGAGGACGGAAGCTTTAAAACTGTAAAAACAGGTGATATCTACGAAAAAGATGAAAAAACCGGAACATACAGAAAAACAGGAGACAGATTCAATTATGTCTTTAACAAGTCACATGTAAGCTTAATGCCGAGAATGTTTAGTGAAGACAAGCAGGTAATGGCTAACTATATTTCTATGTATGGAGCGCCTGATTTTACGTTCAACTATGACAACGCAGATATTGCTGATGATCCTCAGGCAAAACAGATTTTTGAAGAATTAAGAGCAAAATATGAAGACGGAACGATCACCGCATCAGATTATCTTAAAGTAAAGCCTTATGATTTGATTAATGTTCAGAAGCCTTCATTGGCTCAGAATATGGATTACTTTATTACTTTCCAAAACGGATATTATTTTGTAAGATATTTATTCTGGAATTTTGTAGGAAGACAGAATGACTTAGAAGGAAGCACTGAAAATACAAGAGGAAACTGGATCTCCGGAATCTCTTTTATTGATGATGCAATGTGGGGAAATCAGGAAGCAATGCCTGCAAAATATAAAAATGAAAGTACCGTTAAGTTCTTCTTCTTACCTTTAATTCTAGGGTTGATTGGGTTCTTTTTCCAATTAAACAGGGATTTCGGAAGATTCTATGCGATGCTTTCTATCTTTATCTTAATGAGTGTAGGGATTATTTTCTACACGGGAGTGAAACCTTTTGAGCCAAGGGAAAGAGATTATGCGATGGTAGGCTCATTCTATGTTTTTGCCATATGGATTGGTCTGGGAGCCGGAGCTATTCTTTGGCTGTTACAGTCTAAAGTAAAATCTAACGCGGCAAATATTGTTGCAGGTGTAGTATTATTAGGAGTTCCTTTTATGATGGGCTTCCAGAATTATAATGTACACAACAGACACAACAGGTATACTTCTTACGATTATGGATATTCAATTTTAAAGTCTTTACCTAAAAATGATATTTTATTCGTGTACGGAGACAATGATACCTATCCGGTTTGGGCGATTCAGGAGACGGAAAGATTCCGTGATGATGTGAAAGTGGTTAACTTTACTTTAGCATCCACTCCTTGGAATTTGGATCAGGTAAAAAGAAGAACGTACAATGCAGCAGGAATTCCGGGTATCCTTACTCATGATGATTACAGAGACGGTGTGAATGATCAGATCTATCTGATGAAGAAAGAAGATTGGGAAGGTGTTTTCTCAATGTTAAAACAGCAGGGAGCTCCGGAAACAGAATTCCAGTCATTCAGAAAGTACCTTATACAGGATTCTATAACATTGAAAGAAGCTCTTAACTTCATTAAAATGAAATCACCTGAAAAAGATGAATTGTTGAAAATGTACTTTGGAGAAGAGAAATATGAGAAATATAATATCCTTCCGGTAACCAAATTTATTTTGCCTGTCAATAAGGAAAATGCGGTAAAAGCAGGAATCATCAACGCATCAGATCTTCCAAATGTAGCGAATCAGATTATGATTGATTATAAAGCAAATACATTGTATAAGAGTAACCTGATAATGCTTGACGTTCTTGCGAACTTTGACTGGAAAAGACCGATAAGCTTCTCTTCAGGAGGAATCTATGACAGTGAGAATATTTTTTATCTTGATGAATATTTACAGTTTGACGGATTTAGCTATAGATTAATTCCGATTCATACACCTCCAACTGCAGATGGAGACTTAGGAAGAGTAGACGGAAATTCACTTTATAACGTAGTTAAAAATTACAGATGGGGTAATTTCAAAGATCTGAATACTCATTTTGATGAAACGGCTACTTCAAATATTATTGGTTACAGAAGCTCTGCAGGTAGAGCAGCTGCAGCATTGGCTTTAAGCGGTCAAAAAGCAAAAGCTCTGGAACTGCTGGATCTCGCTGCAAAAGAAATTCCTGCAGAAAAATACAATGACCCTCGTTCATTAAGCTCTATAGTATACGGATATGTTGTTGCAGGGCAGGAGCAAAAAGCATTGAAGCTGGCAGATGTGCTTAAAAAAGGAATCTTTGAAGAATACGAATATTACCTGAAGCTAAGTCCTCATGACCAGAAACTGATAGGCAGGGAAATGCGAAGCAAGCCTATGGAGTATGCACTGGTAGTTTCAGCGGTTACTGACGGATATAGAAAAACAGGACAAAAAGATAAAGCTTATAATTATCTGGTAAAATCAATAGAACCTATTGACAGCAGATTCAACAGATTTGTAGAAAACCTTAAAGAAATGGGTAAAGAAAAAGCAATGAGAGAATCTGAAAAAGTACAAAAGATAACACCGTTCTATCAGTATTTATTCGATGTAATGGAACCCTATGATTCCACTTATTCTAAAGAAAAAGAAGAACAGATTACCAATGCGATTATAAAAGCAACCCAATAA
- the atpD gene encoding F0F1 ATP synthase subunit beta: MANQIKGKISQIIGPVIDVVFSDVEAVPAIYDALEITKENGEKVVLEVEQHIGEDTVRCIAMDATDGLKRGQDVIGYGNPITMPIGEAVNGRLFNVVGDAIDGLQEISKDGGLPIHRPAPKFDQLSTSAEVLFTGIKVIDLVEPYAKGGKIGLFGGAGVGKTVLIQELINNIAKGHGGLSVFAGVGERTREGNDLLREMLESGIIKYGEDFMHSMENGGWDLSKVDLEAMKDSKAAFVFGQMNEPPGARARVALSGLTLAEYYRDGGESGQGRDVLFFVDNIFRFTQAGSEVSALLGRMPSAVGYQPTLASEMGAMQERITSTKNGSITSVQAVYVPADDLTDPAPATTFAHLDATTVLDRKIASLGIYPAVDPLASTSRILAPEVIGHDHYNCAQRVKEILQRYKALQDIIAILGMEELSEEDKAVVYRARKVQRFLSQPFHVAEQFTGIPGSLVDIKDTIKGFNMIMDGELDHLPEAAFNLKGTIEEAIEAGQKMLAENA; encoded by the coding sequence ATGGCAAACCAAATTAAAGGTAAAATTTCTCAAATTATTGGTCCGGTAATCGACGTTGTCTTCAGTGATGTGGAAGCAGTTCCAGCGATCTATGACGCGTTAGAAATTACAAAAGAAAACGGTGAAAAAGTAGTTTTAGAGGTAGAACAACATATTGGCGAAGATACGGTAAGATGTATCGCAATGGACGCTACTGACGGTCTTAAAAGAGGGCAGGATGTAATCGGATACGGAAATCCTATTACAATGCCAATCGGAGAGGCTGTAAACGGAAGACTATTCAACGTTGTTGGTGATGCTATCGACGGGCTTCAAGAGATTTCTAAGGATGGTGGTCTTCCTATTCACAGACCAGCTCCAAAATTTGATCAACTTTCAACTTCTGCAGAAGTTTTATTTACTGGTATTAAAGTAATCGACCTAGTTGAGCCTTACGCAAAAGGAGGTAAAATTGGTTTGTTCGGTGGTGCCGGTGTAGGTAAAACAGTATTGATCCAGGAGTTGATTAACAATATTGCAAAAGGACACGGAGGTCTTTCAGTATTCGCCGGAGTAGGTGAAAGAACGAGAGAAGGAAATGACCTTTTGAGAGAGATGCTAGAATCTGGAATCATCAAATATGGTGAAGACTTCATGCACTCTATGGAAAACGGAGGTTGGGATCTTTCTAAAGTAGATTTAGAAGCGATGAAAGATTCAAAAGCTGCATTCGTTTTCGGACAGATGAATGAGCCACCTGGTGCAAGAGCAAGAGTAGCACTTTCTGGTCTTACATTAGCTGAATACTACAGAGACGGTGGAGAAAGCGGACAAGGTAGAGATGTACTTTTCTTCGTAGATAATATCTTCCGTTTTACACAGGCTGGTTCTGAGGTATCTGCACTTCTTGGCCGTATGCCATCTGCGGTAGGTTACCAACCGACACTTGCTTCTGAAATGGGTGCGATGCAGGAAAGAATTACTTCAACTAAAAACGGTTCAATTACTTCAGTACAGGCGGTTTACGTACCTGCGGATGACTTAACTGACCCGGCTCCTGCAACTACGTTTGCCCACTTGGATGCAACTACGGTACTTGACAGAAAGATTGCTTCATTAGGTATTTATCCTGCGGTAGATCCATTGGCTTCTACTTCAAGAATCTTGGCTCCTGAAGTTATCGGTCACGATCACTATAACTGTGCTCAGAGAGTAAAAGAAATTCTTCAAAGATACAAAGCGCTTCAGGATATCATCGCGATCCTTGGTATGGAAGAACTTTCCGAAGAAGATAAAGCAGTGGTTTACCGTGCAAGAAAAGTTCAGAGATTCTTATCTCAACCTTTCCACGTAGCTGAACAATTTACAGGTATTCCAGGATCGTTGGTAGATATCAAAGATACGATCAAAGGATTCAACATGATTATGGATGGTGAATTAGATCACTTACCGGAAGCTGCTTTCAACTTGAAAGGAACGATCGAGGAAGCTATCGAAGCTGGACAAAAAATGTTGGCTGAAAACGCTTAA
- a CDS encoding FoF1 ATP synthase subunit delta/epsilon — translation MNIKILTPEYVVFEGEVNSVLLPGKNGEFHIMKNHAGIVSSLIGGKVKLYANSIDEAYAKNFTKENDKDSVFSYPIKSGVVEFNHDKGIILCE, via the coding sequence ATGAATATAAAAATTTTAACACCAGAATACGTAGTTTTTGAAGGAGAAGTAAACTCAGTATTGTTGCCTGGAAAAAATGGTGAGTTTCACATCATGAAAAACCACGCAGGAATTGTTTCTTCTTTAATTGGTGGTAAAGTGAAATTATATGCAAACTCAATTGATGAAGCATATGCCAAAAACTTTACTAAAGAAAACGATAAAGATTCTGTTTTTTCTTACCCAATCAAAAGCGGTGTTGTAGAATTTAATCATGATAAAGGAATTATCCTTTGTGAATAA